One genomic segment of Ricinus communis isolate WT05 ecotype wild-type chromosome 5, ASM1957865v1, whole genome shotgun sequence includes these proteins:
- the LOC125370036 gene encoding uncharacterized protein LOC125370036: protein MKDLEKHYSAMSKLYYVIGGHDGDDTLKYTFITSLPDEIQPEVNNMITKRPVTSITLGEIWQFTLSSIKRLCDQQELFKRLSQRDLIVQKACNKNHLKIKCKAANCVCTNHKKKSGHHFQKYTRSNKKFKEKNPKKFKYFRKKRNQGYKSDRCFICKRKGHYAKNCPRNPEKAAKMIQQVSMSLSLADSFEEEIESLLSEQEDLTPESLFGLEMEFSDS, encoded by the coding sequence ATGAAGGATCTGGAAAAGCACTATTCGGCTATGTCCAAGCTCTACTATGTCATTGGAGGACATGATGGTGATGATACACTAAAGTATACCTTCATCACCTCTCTACCAGATGAGATACAACCTGAGGTTAACAATATGATTACAAAGAGGCCAGTCACCTCTATTACACTTGGAGAAATCTGGCAATTCACACTCTCTTCCATTAAGAGACTGTGTGATCAACAGGAATTATTCAAAAGGTTGTCTCAAAGGGACTTGATTGTCCAAAAGGCTTGCAACAAAAACCACCTAAAGATCAAGTGCAAAGCCGCCAACTGCGTCTGTACAAATCACAAGAAGAAATCTGGACATCATTTCCAGAAATACACGCGCAGCAACAAAAAGTTCAAGGAAAAGAACCCaaagaaattcaaatactTCCGTAAAAAACGGAACCAGGGGTACAAGTCTGACAGATGTTTCATCTGCAAAAGGAAGGGACATTATGCAAAAAATTGTCCCAGGAATCCAGAAAAGGCAGCAAAGATGATACAACAAGTTAGCATGTCCTTATCTCTTGCAGACTCTTTTGAAGAGGAAATAGAGTCCCTACTTTCAGAGCAAGAAGATCTTACCCCAGAAAGCTTATTTGGGTTAGAAATGGAGTTCTCAGACTCATGA